A single region of the Drosophila ananassae strain 14024-0371.13 chromosome 4 unlocalized genomic scaffold, ASM1763931v2 tig00000073, whole genome shotgun sequence genome encodes:
- the LOC123257879 gene encoding probable chromosome-partitioning protein ParB, with the protein MKDDRRLGRGLAGLIGDNYDNKEDRQEHLPISLLHPSKFQPRKHFDEESLRELANSIKKSGIIQPIVVRKDSNDDGYEIIAGERRWRASKIANLDSAPVIIKDLSDKECLEVSIIENIQRQDINPIEEGEAYRKLIDEFFYTHEELASAIGKSRSHITNMIRMLLLPDRVKTMINEKKLSMGHARALINVENAESIAEKIVSQGLSVRQTEKLIKDLHQNNNQKEQRYTRNQDMTVIEGAISSQLGLKIKINDNNSKGNLRHS; encoded by the exons ATGAAGGATGATAGACGCCTCGGCAGAGGTCTTGCCGGTCTCATAGGCGATAATTATGATAATAAAGAAGATCGACAAGAGCATTTGCCTATTTCATTACTGCACCCAAGCAAATTTCAACCGAGGAAACATTTTGACGAGGAGTCATTAAGAGAACTTGCAAATTCGATAAAGAAAAGTGGCATTATACAGCCTATCGTGGTACGCAAAGATTCAAATGATGATGGTTATGAAATAATAGCTGGAGAACGTCGTTGGCGAGCAAGCAAGATTGCAAATCTTGATAGTGCACCGGTTATCATAAAAGATCTGAGCGACAAGGAATGCTTGGAAGTATCCATTATTGAAAACATACAAAGGCAAGATATTAATCCAATAGAGGAAGGTGAAGCTTACAGAAAACTGATAGATGAGTTTTTCTATACACATGAGGAATTAGCTTCAGCTATAGGCAAAAGCCGCAGCCACATAACCAATATGATTCGGATGTTGTTGCTCCCTGATAGGGTGAAAACAATGATCAATGAGAAAAAATTGTCTATGGGTCATGCAAGAGCGTTGATTAATGTTGAAAATGCGGAAAGTATTGCAGAAAAAATAGTTTCTCAGGGCTTAAGCGTTAGACAAACTGAAAAACTGATAAAGGACCTACATCAAAACAACAATCAAAAAGAGCAGAGATATACTAGAAATCAAGATATGACAGTAATAGAAGGCGCTATATCTTCTCAACTTGGTTTAAAGATCAAAATTAATGACAACAATTCTAAGG GAAACTTGAGGCATAGCTAG
- the LOC123257880 gene encoding ATP-dependent RNA helicase CshA-like, with the protein MGLPASLRQALDKNNLFVPTPIQIQAIPLALQGKDILGSAQTGTGKTLAFAIPLVAKLLNEPNTGSALVIVPTRELAHQVTNEIRKLLSQNSALRVALLIGGEPIFRQLNQLQKKPQIVIGTPGRIIDHIERKTLITRNVSVLVLDETDRMFDMGFGVQIEEIMKHLPKIRQTLMFSATLPGDIVKLAEKYLNRPERISVDCEVTTSVKIKQEIVYASESEKYEKLVTQLCQREGSIIIFVKTKRGADQLAHRLHKDDYSALAIHGDLRQHKRERVINSFRRGRNQIMVATDVASRGLDIPHIQHVINYDAPQSQADYIHRIGRTARAGAEGYALSFVTPQDKRRLPVLADKEGELNFDCSVQFKKRNSKKVFKRPSTLKTKYGRKKINAFKKKSRVLEKAY; encoded by the coding sequence ATGGGTCTCCCAGCTTCGCTTAGACAAGCTCTAGATAAAAATAATCTTTTCGTCCCAACTCCGATTCAAATACAAGCGATTCCCTTAGCGCTACAAGGTAAAGATATTCTCGGATCTGCTCAAACGGGGACTGGAAAAACTTTAGCATTTGCTATTCCGTTGGTTGCTAAGTTGCTGAATGAGCCTAACACTGGTTCAGCTTTAGTCATCGTGCCAACCAGAGAGCTTGCGCATCAGGTAACAAATGAGATAAGAAAACTCTTATCTCAAAATTCTGCACTAAGGGTCGCTTTGTTGATTGGTGGTGAGCCTATTTTTAGGCAGCTAAATCAGCTTCAGAAAAAACCACAAATTGTAATAGGTACTCCTGGTCGTATTATAGACCATATTGAGCGTAAAACTTTGATTACTCGCAATGTTAGCGTTCTTGTGCTTGATGAAACGGATCGTATGTTTGATATGGGCTTTGGAGTTCAGATTGAAGAAATTATGAAGCATTTGCCTAAAATAAGGCAAACTCTTATGTTTTCTGCAACTCTTCCTGGAGATATagtaaaacttgctgagaAGTACCTTAATCGACCAGAACGTATTTCTGTTGATTGTGAGgttacaacttctgtaaaaaTTAAGCAAGAAATTGTTTATGCATCAGAatcagaaaaatatgaaaagctTGTTACACAACTATGTCAGCGCGAAGGATCAATCATTATCTTTGTCAAAACAAAGCGAGGAGCGGATCAGCTAGCTCACAGATTGCACAAAGATGACTATAGCGCTTTAGCAATTCATGGTGATTTAAGGCAGCACAAGCGCGAAAGGGTCATTAATTCTTTTCGTCGTGGCCGTAATCAAATCATGGTTGCAACAGATGTTGCTTCTCGCGGCCTTGATATTCCCCACATTCAACATGTTATCAATTATGATGCACCACAATCGCAAGCTGACTATATTCATCGTATAGGTAGAACTGCACGCGCTGGAGCTGAAGGGTATGCGCTATCTTTTGTTACACCTCAAGATAAGAGAAGACTGCCTGTACTGGCAGACAAAGAAGGAGAGCTAAATTTTGATTGTAGTGTGCAATTTAAAAAACGTAACAGCAAAAAGGTCTTTAAAAGGCCAAGTACGTTAAAGACTAAATACGGTAGAAAAAAGATCAATGCATTTAAGAAGAAAAGCAGAGTACTAGAAAAAGCGTATTAA